From a region of the Pieris rapae chromosome 22, ilPieRapa1.1, whole genome shotgun sequence genome:
- the LOC110997800 gene encoding uncharacterized protein LOC110997800: protein MSTLHSQTDWTNIKQKKLDSKYEKCRNITEEIYKRINLTFPVKKLENPPQSDLSESASIDSNDLSNETDLFACDKSSISSSTELEGLELGSIACEKYININNNEERVKQTWQPKKPKKRFRKRIKKHQKQSKQSDGSSDEAVPLSRIGDIDVRRSTSPERPNDVMGVPNIVIITSDLKYKIKSPTPVKDKKMSKPEIIESKDSDSSELSIKDKRVCKICNLVCRGERGLRRHLKMSHFENPHFTAEQRNSQ, encoded by the exons ATGTCGACGTTACACAGTCAAACTGATTGGacgaatataaaacaaaaaaaattggactCAAAGTATGAAAAATGTAGAAATATTACAGAAGAGATATACAAACGTATAAATCTTACATTTCCGGTGAAGAAATTAGAGAATCCACCTCAGAGTGATTTGTCAGAAAG tgcaTCTATTGACAGCAATGACTTGAGTAATGAAACAGACCTTTTTGCTTGTGATAAATCATCTATATCAAGTAGCACTGAGCTGGAAGGATTGGAGTTGGGTAGCATTGCTTGTGAGAagtatattaacataaataacaatgaaGAAAGAGTAAAGCAGACCTGGCAACCAAAAAAGCCAAAGAAAAG ATTCCGCAAACGAATAAAGAAGCATCAAAAACAATCCAAACAGTCAGATGGTTCTAGTGATGAGGCTGTACCACTCAGCCGAATTGGGGACATAGATGTTAGACGAAGTACGTCACCTGAGAGACCTAATGACGTTATGGGGGTACCTAATATTGTCATTATCACCAGTG atctcaaatataaaatcaaatcaccAACACCAGTCAAAGACAAGAAGATGTCAAAACCAGAGATAATAGAAAGCAAAGACTCAGACTCCTCTGAGTTATctataaaagataaaagagTTTGCAAAATTTGCAACTTGGTTTGTAGAGGGGAGAGAGGACTTAG GCGTCATCTCAAAATGAGTCATTTTGAAAACCCACATTTTACTGCAGAGCAACGGAATTCgcaataa